In one Nicotiana tomentosiformis chromosome 6, ASM39032v3, whole genome shotgun sequence genomic region, the following are encoded:
- the LOC104105366 gene encoding PLASMODESMATA CALLOSE-BINDING PROTEIN 5-like isoform X2, whose protein sequence is MKLTRDSGGGATVELWCVAKNNAEDAALQSAIDWACGPGGATCGPIQTGGPCYDASDILRTASFAFNDYFLKHGMTDDSCNFANSAALTSLNPSHNGCKFPSSLSRSSGNFNGSITTGLGSASEDISSSTCTISSSIFVFIAINLLSATLLIL, encoded by the exons ATGAAACTGA CCCGAGACAGCGGTGGAGGGGCGACGGTGGAGTTGTGGTGTGTGGCAAAGAACAACGCTGAGGATGCTGCTCTACAGTCCGCTATAGATTGGGCTTGTGGTCCCGGCGGTGCTACTTGTGGGCCTATTCAGACCGGTGGGCCGTGCTACGACGCTTCCGATATCCTGCGAACGGCGTCGTTTGCCTTCAATGATTACTTCCTTAAACATGGAATGACTGATGATAGCTGTAATTTCGCCAACTCTGCTGCTCTAACTTCTCTAAACCCCA gtCATAATGGTTGTAAATTTCCATCGAG CTTGAGTAGGAGTAGTGGAAACTTTAATGGATCAATAACTACGGGGTTAGGTTCAGCTTCTGAAGATATAAGTAGCAGCACTTGTACAATCAGCAGTTCGATTTTCGTCTTTATAGCTATTAATCTGCTGTCTGCAACTCTGCTAATTTTGTGA
- the LOC104105366 gene encoding PLASMODESMATA CALLOSE-BINDING PROTEIN 5-like isoform X3 — protein MSPKFSFSFIVLSLISVLCAARDSGGGATVELWCVAKNNAEDAALQSAIDWACGPGGATCGPIQTGGPCYDASDILRTASFAFNDYFLKHGMTDDSCNFANSAALTSLNPSHNGCKFPSSFLYQLFQKVLLPKSSEGHS, from the exons ATGTCTCCCAAATTCTCCTTTTCTTTCATTGTATTGTCTCTAATCTCCGTCCTATGTGCAGCCCGAGACAGCGGTGGAGGGGCGACGGTGGAGTTGTGGTGTGTGGCAAAGAACAACGCTGAGGATGCTGCTCTACAGTCCGCTATAGATTGGGCTTGTGGTCCCGGCGGTGCTACTTGTGGGCCTATTCAGACCGGTGGGCCGTGCTACGACGCTTCCGATATCCTGCGAACGGCGTCGTTTGCCTTCAATGATTACTTCCTTAAACATGGAATGACTGATGATAGCTGTAATTTCGCCAACTCTGCTGCTCTAACTTCTCTAAACCCCA gtCATAATGGTTGTAAATTTCCATCGAG CTTCCTTTACCAATTGTTCCAAAAAGTCCTTCTGCCAAAGTCATCTGAAGGACATTCTTGA
- the LOC104105366 gene encoding PLASMODESMATA CALLOSE-BINDING PROTEIN 5-like isoform X1, whose product MSPKFSFSFIVLSLISVLCAARDSGGGATVELWCVAKNNAEDAALQSAIDWACGPGGATCGPIQTGGPCYDASDILRTASFAFNDYFLKHGMTDDSCNFANSAALTSLNPSHNGCKFPSSLSRSSGNFNGSITTGLGSASEDISSSTCTISSSIFVFIAINLLSATLLIL is encoded by the exons ATGTCTCCCAAATTCTCCTTTTCTTTCATTGTATTGTCTCTAATCTCCGTCCTATGTGCAGCCCGAGACAGCGGTGGAGGGGCGACGGTGGAGTTGTGGTGTGTGGCAAAGAACAACGCTGAGGATGCTGCTCTACAGTCCGCTATAGATTGGGCTTGTGGTCCCGGCGGTGCTACTTGTGGGCCTATTCAGACCGGTGGGCCGTGCTACGACGCTTCCGATATCCTGCGAACGGCGTCGTTTGCCTTCAATGATTACTTCCTTAAACATGGAATGACTGATGATAGCTGTAATTTCGCCAACTCTGCTGCTCTAACTTCTCTAAACCCCA gtCATAATGGTTGTAAATTTCCATCGAG CTTGAGTAGGAGTAGTGGAAACTTTAATGGATCAATAACTACGGGGTTAGGTTCAGCTTCTGAAGATATAAGTAGCAGCACTTGTACAATCAGCAGTTCGATTTTCGTCTTTATAGCTATTAATCTGCTGTCTGCAACTCTGCTAATTTTGTGA
- the LOC104105366 gene encoding PLASMODESMATA CALLOSE-BINDING PROTEIN 5-like isoform X4 codes for MSPKFSFSFIVLSLISVLCAARDSGGGATVELWCVAKNNAEDAALQSAIDWACGPGGATCGPIQTGGPCYDASDILRTASFAFNDYFLKHGMTDDSCNFANSAALTSLNPSHNGCKFPSREVQKLQVADVVPHALQH; via the exons ATGTCTCCCAAATTCTCCTTTTCTTTCATTGTATTGTCTCTAATCTCCGTCCTATGTGCAGCCCGAGACAGCGGTGGAGGGGCGACGGTGGAGTTGTGGTGTGTGGCAAAGAACAACGCTGAGGATGCTGCTCTACAGTCCGCTATAGATTGGGCTTGTGGTCCCGGCGGTGCTACTTGTGGGCCTATTCAGACCGGTGGGCCGTGCTACGACGCTTCCGATATCCTGCGAACGGCGTCGTTTGCCTTCAATGATTACTTCCTTAAACATGGAATGACTGATGATAGCTGTAATTTCGCCAACTCTGCTGCTCTAACTTCTCTAAACCCCA gtCATAATGGTTGTAAATTTCCATCGAG AGAAGTTCAAAAGCTCCAGGTAGCTGATGTTGTTCCACATGCTCTCCAGCATTAA